CAAAGCCATACGTCTTGACGGACGCACTTCCACAGGCACCTGATAGGTTGCACCACCAACACGGCGAGACTTAACTTCAACTCTAGGCTGAACATTTTCAAGCGCTTTTGACAATACATCCAATGGCTCAGAATGACCTTTGCTTTCAATTACATCCAAAGCACCATAGACAATCCCTTCTGCAATTGACTTTTTGCCACTCTCCATGATCATATTCATAAATTTGGTCAGCATGACGCTGCCAAATCTTGGATCTGGAATAATCTCTCTTTTCGTAGCAACTCTTCTTCTAGACATTTATCTCACCAACCAATGTTTATTTTTTAGGCCGTTTAGTGCCATATTTGGAGCGACCACATTTTCTGTTGGTCACACCTGAAGTATCCAAACTACCACGAACAACATGATATCTAACACCAGGCAAGTCTTTCACACGACCACCTCTTATCAGAACCACCGAGTGTTCCTGAAGATTATGCCCTTCACCACCGATGTAACTACTAACCTCAGATCCGTTAGTAAGTCTAACCCTGGCCACCTTACGCAACGCCGAGTTTGGTTTTTTAGGGGTCGTCGTATAAACGCGCGTGCATACTCCTCTACGTTGAGGACATGCTTCCAACGCAGGAACGTTACTTTTTTCTACTTTTTTAGCGCGCGGCTTACGAACCAATTGGTTGATCGTGGCCATATCTTTGTTTACTCCGATATACAATTAACTGTCAGACAATAAAAATAACCGTCGAACATAAAATATGTCGACGGTTAATTAGCATTTCAACCTGACTCAAGCACTTAGCTCATGTGAGCAGAATATAATACTTGCTAATATATGTCAGGTCAAGCTCATTTTATCAATGAGTTTTACTACATT
This is a stretch of genomic DNA from Methylobacter sp. YRD-M1. It encodes these proteins:
- the rpsG gene encoding 30S ribosomal protein S7 — encoded protein: MSRRRVATKREIIPDPRFGSVMLTKFMNMIMESGKKSIAEGIVYGALDVIESKGHSEPLDVLSKALENVQPRVEVKSRRVGGATYQVPVEVRPSRRMALAMRWLIDASRKRNERSMSAKLAGELLDAFESRGAAAKKREDTHRMAEANKAFSHYRW
- the rpsL gene encoding 30S ribosomal protein S12, which produces MATINQLVRKPRAKKVEKSNVPALEACPQRRGVCTRVYTTTPKKPNSALRKVARVRLTNGSEVSSYIGGEGHNLQEHSVVLIRGGRVKDLPGVRYHVVRGSLDTSGVTNRKCGRSKYGTKRPKK